Proteins from a genomic interval of Polaribacter sp. Q13:
- a CDS encoding sensor histidine kinase — protein MGNKGEDLIFIISTIAIGLITVALVLLFVVFQKKKKVLLIDKEESKKRFEREIAETQIEIREETLRNISWELHDNIGQLLTLAKIQLQSASPENIHEVSETISKGLTEVRALSKLINPEAIKNIKLREAVQLEIDRFNRLNFINSELKIIGKGQLINKKASIIIFRILQEFFSNTIKHSKASNLWVELDFRENELEINAKDDGVGFSSLEHKSKGIGLENIKNRAKLIGASAIFTSEVNKGTSLKILYKL, from the coding sequence ATGGGGAACAAAGGAGAAGATTTAATTTTTATAATTTCTACTATAGCTATTGGTTTAATTACGGTTGCATTAGTTTTGTTGTTTGTTGTATTTCAAAAAAAAAAGAAAGTTTTATTAATTGATAAAGAAGAATCAAAAAAACGATTTGAAAGAGAAATAGCTGAAACACAAATAGAAATTAGAGAAGAAACTTTAAGAAATATTAGTTGGGAATTGCACGATAATATAGGGCAATTACTAACCTTGGCTAAGATTCAATTACAAAGTGCTTCTCCAGAAAATATTCATGAAGTATCAGAAACCATAAGTAAAGGTCTAACAGAAGTAAGGGCCTTATCAAAATTAATAAATCCTGAAGCTATAAAGAATATAAAATTAAGAGAGGCTGTACAATTAGAAATAGATCGATTTAACAGATTGAATTTTATCAATTCAGAATTAAAAATTATCGGTAAAGGTCAATTAATTAATAAAAAAGCGAGCATTATTATTTTTAGAATTTTACAAGAATTTTTTTCAAATACGATAAAACATTCTAAGGCTTCTAATTTATGGGTTGAATTAGATTTTAGAGAAAATGAGTTAGAAATTAACGCAAAGGATGACGGAGTTGGTTTTTCATCATTAGAACATAAATCGAAAGGAATAGGACTAGAAAATATTAAGAATAGAGCAAAATTAATTGGAGCTTCTGCAATTTTTACTTCCGAAGTAAATAAAGGGACTTCCTTAAAAATTCTATATAAGTTATGA
- the atpD gene encoding F0F1 ATP synthase subunit beta: protein MSTITGKVSQIIGPVIDVEFNTDNELPKIYDSLEIKKADGSILVLEVQQHIGEDTVRTISMDATDGLSRGTEVVATGNPIQMPIGNDIYGRLFNVTGEAIDGLGDLKKEGKDGLPIHRSAPKFEDLSVSTEVLFTGIKVIDLIEPYAKGGKIGLFGGAGVGKTVLIQELINNIAKGHGGLSVFAGVGERTREGNDLLREMLESGIIKYGDDFMHSMEEGGWDLSKVDKPGMKDSKATFVFGQMNEPPGARARVALSGLTIAEYFRDGAGEAQGKDVLFFVDNIFRFTQAGSEVSALLGRMPSAVGYQPTLATEMGAMQERITSTKKGSITSVQAVYVPADDLTDPAPATTFAHLDATTVLSRKIAELGIYPAVDPLDSTSRILSAAILGDEHYNTATAVKEILQRYKELQDIIAILGMEELSEEDKLVVHRARRVQRFLSQPFHVAEQFTGIPGVLVDIKDTIKGFNMIMDGELDKYPEAAFNLRGSIQDAIDAGEKMLAEA, encoded by the coding sequence ATGTCTACAATAACAGGTAAAGTTTCACAAATTATTGGGCCAGTAATTGATGTTGAATTCAATACGGATAATGAACTTCCTAAAATTTACGATTCGTTAGAAATCAAAAAAGCTGACGGCTCTATTTTAGTATTAGAGGTACAACAGCATATTGGAGAAGATACAGTTAGAACTATCTCAATGGATGCTACTGATGGATTAAGTAGAGGAACTGAGGTTGTAGCTACTGGGAATCCTATTCAAATGCCAATCGGAAACGATATTTATGGTCGTTTGTTTAATGTAACAGGAGAAGCTATTGATGGTTTAGGTGATTTGAAAAAAGAAGGTAAAGATGGTTTACCAATTCACAGATCTGCACCTAAATTTGAAGATTTATCAGTATCTACTGAAGTTTTATTCACAGGAATTAAAGTAATTGATTTAATTGAGCCGTATGCAAAAGGAGGTAAAATTGGATTATTTGGAGGAGCAGGAGTAGGTAAAACTGTTTTAATTCAAGAGTTAATTAACAATATTGCAAAAGGACATGGTGGTTTATCAGTTTTTGCAGGTGTTGGAGAAAGAACTCGTGAAGGAAACGATTTACTTCGTGAAATGTTAGAATCTGGAATTATCAAATATGGTGATGACTTTATGCATTCTATGGAAGAAGGAGGATGGGATTTATCTAAAGTTGATAAACCTGGAATGAAAGATTCTAAAGCTACTTTCGTATTCGGACAAATGAATGAGCCACCTGGAGCACGTGCACGTGTTGCCTTATCTGGTTTAACAATAGCAGAATATTTTAGAGATGGAGCAGGAGAAGCACAAGGTAAAGATGTACTTTTCTTTGTAGATAATATTTTCCGTTTTACACAAGCAGGTTCTGAAGTGTCAGCACTTTTAGGACGTATGCCATCTGCAGTAGGTTACCAACCAACATTGGCAACTGAAATGGGTGCAATGCAAGAGCGTATTACTTCAACTAAAAAAGGTTCTATTACATCTGTACAAGCAGTTTATGTACCTGCAGATGATTTAACAGATCCAGCACCAGCAACAACGTTTGCGCATTTAGATGCAACAACAGTATTATCTCGTAAAATTGCAGAATTAGGTATTTATCCAGCGGTAGATCCTTTAGATTCTACTTCAAGAATTTTATCTGCAGCAATTTTAGGTGATGAACATTATAACACTGCAACAGCTGTAAAAGAAATTTTACAACGTTATAAAGAATTACAAGATATTATCGCAATTTTAGGTATGGAAGAATTATCTGAAGAAGATAAATTAGTAGTTCATAGAGCTAGACGTGTACAACGTTTCTTATCTCAACCTTTCCACGTAGCTGAACAATTTACTGGTATACCAGGAGTTCTAGTTGATATTAAAGACACTATAAAAGGTTTTAATATGATTATGGATGGTGAATTAGATAAATATCCAGAAGCAGCATTTAACTTAAGAGGTTCAATTCAAGATGCAATTGATGCTGGAGAGAAAATGTTAGCTGAAGCTTAA
- a CDS encoding F0F1 ATP synthase subunit epsilon: protein MFLEIVTPEAILFSSEIDSLSVPGVNGEFQMLNNHAPVVSNLKEGTIKIHIHSQSNLDLNELNGKLVPDVADEKILTLLINSGTLELNDNKAIILAD from the coding sequence ATGTTTTTAGAAATTGTAACACCAGAAGCTATATTGTTTTCATCAGAAATCGACTCATTGTCAGTTCCTGGTGTTAATGGAGAGTTTCAAATGCTAAATAATCACGCACCTGTTGTTTCTAATTTAAAAGAAGGAACGATTAAAATTCATATTCATTCTCAGTCTAATTTAGACTTAAATGAATTAAATGGAAAATTAGTGCCTGATGTAGCTGATGAAAAGATTTTAACATTACTAATTAATTCTGGTACTTTAGAATTAAATGATAATAAAGCTATTATTTTAGCAGATTAA
- a CDS encoding exodeoxyribonuclease V subunit beta — protein MQNTSTFQVYNASAGSGKTFTLVKEYIKVLLTSDDIFSFQKILAITFTNKAAGEMKERVLSSLEDFADGKENDLLNIIVDEITIDKAIIQERSKKILDAILKNYSAFSITTIDSFTHKIIKNFAFDLGLSLNFEVEMDAVSLLNEAVDVLISKIGTDKKLTNLLIDYSLDKTDDDKSWDISRDLSEFARILLNEDDVQHFRSLADKKLEDFTNLKTKLYNQQKELKESIIKIGEECLQLIENNDLEHKNFMRGTIPKFFADLSVKSVNIDFIKRSETIKKAIENNQYYSKSTAEFVAASIDQIVPDIVRLFNEAELIYQQFSMNKLALKSIIPLAVLNNINSELENIKEDNNIRLNAEFNQLISDNIKDQPAPFIYERIGQRFQHYFIDEMQDTSVLQWQNLVPLIDNTLAQENSNLLLVGDGKQAIYRWRGGKAEQFIELGSDRANPFHVSKEIKNLETNFRSCSEVINFNNSFFQHTANFIQNESYKNIFIEGNKQIENSKKGGLVSLTFLEKNEDKELEKVKYPQKVLEKILQLKESFSLSEICVLTRTRKDGVAVANYLSEKGIDIVSSETLLLKNSAKVTFIVDVLKVLQNPSDEETRFEMLYFLHQHLEIENPKHVFFNEFAKADNQTILESLKKYGVSFEASLFHQLPFYEKIEEIIRGFNLINSSDAYIQFFLDVVLEQQRNGTDVGEFLEFWELKKERLSIVAPESAGAVQIMTIHKSKGLEFPVVIFPCDVDIYRQIKPKSWLNELPESYEGFGELLVDYSKSLSIVSARGLDIYNKQREELELDNFNLLYVTLTRAVEQLHIITDKKISSKGEENTNFYSGIFINYLKQQSQWNDEVLEYSFGDKARVSKREKESSVAEIHEQFISTPWQEHNIVLLANSSKLWNTEQGKAIDFGNLLHEILAKIITANNVDNVVELFYQQGVLDDDQRVFIKTSIQKVVNHPKLTMYFSDNVTVFNEREIVDVDNQIIIPDRLVFTDKNEIVIIDYKTGSPSSEYHQQLLKYERTLKSMNFKVDKKLLIYINDKIEVVEV, from the coding sequence GTGCAAAATACATCTACCTTTCAAGTTTATAACGCTTCTGCAGGAAGTGGTAAAACCTTTACACTTGTAAAAGAATATATAAAAGTTTTATTAACTTCTGATGATATTTTTTCGTTTCAGAAAATACTAGCAATTACGTTTACCAACAAAGCAGCTGGTGAGATGAAAGAGCGTGTTTTGTCTAGTTTAGAAGACTTTGCTGATGGTAAAGAGAATGACCTACTCAATATTATTGTTGATGAAATAACGATAGATAAAGCAATAATTCAGGAAAGAAGTAAGAAGATTTTAGATGCAATTTTAAAAAATTACTCTGCTTTTTCTATTACTACAATTGATAGTTTTACTCATAAAATTATTAAAAATTTCGCTTTCGATTTGGGTTTGTCACTTAATTTTGAAGTAGAAATGGATGCCGTTTCTCTTTTAAATGAAGCAGTAGATGTTTTAATTTCTAAAATAGGAACCGATAAAAAACTAACAAACCTTTTAATAGATTATTCTTTAGATAAAACAGATGATGATAAATCTTGGGATATTTCTAGAGATTTAAGCGAATTTGCAAGAATCTTATTAAATGAAGATGATGTACAACATTTTAGAAGTCTTGCGGATAAAAAATTAGAAGATTTTACAAACTTAAAGACAAAACTATACAATCAGCAAAAAGAATTAAAGGAATCGATTATAAAAATCGGGGAAGAATGTCTTCAGTTGATAGAAAATAACGATTTAGAGCATAAGAATTTTATGCGCGGAACCATTCCTAAATTCTTCGCAGATTTAAGTGTAAAATCTGTTAATATCGATTTTATCAAACGGAGTGAAACGATAAAAAAAGCGATAGAGAATAATCAATATTATTCAAAATCTACTGCAGAGTTTGTTGCAGCTTCTATAGATCAAATTGTTCCCGATATTGTTCGCTTATTTAACGAGGCAGAATTAATTTATCAGCAATTCTCTATGAATAAATTGGCGTTGAAAAGCATTATTCCTTTAGCGGTTTTAAATAATATCAATTCAGAGTTAGAGAATATAAAAGAAGATAATAATATTCGGTTAAATGCAGAATTTAATCAATTAATATCTGATAATATAAAAGATCAACCAGCTCCTTTTATTTACGAAAGAATTGGGCAACGTTTTCAGCATTATTTTATTGATGAAATGCAAGATACTTCTGTGTTGCAATGGCAGAATTTAGTGCCGCTAATAGACAATACATTAGCGCAAGAAAATAGTAATTTGTTGTTGGTTGGCGATGGAAAACAAGCTATTTATAGATGGCGTGGAGGAAAAGCAGAACAGTTTATAGAGTTAGGTTCAGATAGGGCAAACCCTTTTCATGTTTCTAAAGAAATTAAAAACTTAGAGACCAATTTTAGGAGTTGTTCCGAAGTTATCAATTTTAATAATTCGTTTTTTCAGCATACGGCAAATTTCATTCAAAACGAATCATATAAAAATATTTTTATAGAAGGAAATAAACAAATTGAAAATTCTAAAAAAGGTGGTTTAGTTTCGTTGACCTTCCTTGAGAAAAACGAAGATAAAGAACTAGAGAAAGTAAAATATCCACAGAAAGTTTTAGAGAAAATTCTTCAATTAAAAGAAAGTTTCTCTTTAAGCGAAATTTGCGTGTTAACTCGTACAAGGAAAGATGGAGTTGCAGTTGCAAATTATTTATCAGAAAAAGGAATTGATATCGTTTCATCAGAAACCTTATTGCTTAAAAATAGTGCTAAAGTTACTTTTATTGTTGATGTTTTAAAAGTTTTACAAAACCCAAGTGATGAGGAAACTCGTTTTGAAATGTTATATTTTTTACATCAACATTTAGAAATTGAAAATCCGAAACATGTCTTTTTTAATGAATTTGCAAAAGCAGATAATCAAACTATTTTAGAATCTTTAAAAAAATATGGGGTTTCATTTGAAGCGTCATTATTTCATCAATTGCCATTTTATGAGAAAATAGAAGAAATTATAAGAGGTTTTAATCTGATAAATTCGTCGGATGCCTATATTCAGTTTTTTTTAGATGTTGTTTTAGAACAACAAAGAAATGGAACCGATGTTGGTGAGTTTTTAGAGTTTTGGGAACTTAAAAAAGAACGATTAAGTATTGTGGCACCAGAAAGTGCTGGTGCTGTTCAGATTATGACAATTCATAAGTCGAAAGGATTAGAATTTCCAGTGGTTATTTTTCCTTGTGATGTAGATATTTATCGACAAATAAAACCAAAATCGTGGTTAAATGAATTACCAGAATCTTATGAAGGCTTCGGTGAGTTGTTGGTAGATTATAGTAAAAGTTTAAGTATTGTAAGTGCTAGAGGTTTAGATATTTATAATAAACAAAGAGAGGAGTTAGAATTAGATAATTTTAATTTGCTATATGTTACTCTAACAAGAGCGGTAGAACAATTACATATTATTACAGATAAAAAAATATCATCTAAAGGAGAAGAGAATACTAATTTTTATTCAGGTATTTTTATCAATTACTTAAAACAACAAAGCCAATGGAATGATGAGGTTTTAGAGTATTCTTTTGGAGATAAAGCTAGGGTTAGTAAAAGAGAAAAAGAAAGTTCCGTTGCCGAGATTCATGAGCAATTTATTTCAACTCCTTGGCAAGAGCATAATATAGTTTTGTTAGCAAATTCTTCAAAATTATGGAATACAGAGCAAGGAAAAGCAATTGATTTTGGGAACTTATTACACGAAATTTTAGCTAAAATTATCACTGCAAATAATGTAGATAATGTGGTGGAATTGTTTTATCAACAAGGAGTTTTAGATGATGATCAAAGAGTATTCATTAAAACAAGTATTCAAAAGGTTGTGAATCACCCAAAATTGACAATGTATTTTTCTGATAACGTTACTGTTTTCAATGAAAGAGAAATTGTTGATGTGGATAATCAGATTATAATTCCAGATAGGTTAGTTTTTACGGATAAAAATGAAATTGTTATTATTGATTACAAGACAGGGAGTCCTTCTTCAGAATATCATCAACAGCTATTAAAATATGAAAGAACTTTAAAGTCTATGAATTTTAAAGTTGATAAAAAATTGCTAATTTATATAAATGATAAAATTGAGGTGGTTGAAGTATAA
- a CDS encoding OmpA family protein: protein MKRLKIAVIALFTLVTVGNVNAQDENNPWVVGFGVNVVDFYNGDDFSDQLEDLVGNGDWNILPSISRITGEKYLDKGFSLQLAGSLNKIEKYKNSDDAVDFLYWAVDAIVKYDVNNLVGQTGWFDPYVYLGGGYTSVDSTGEGMLNVGLGFNTWFNENLGLNFQTGTKKGFSDNVRSHYQTSLGLVIKFGGTDTDGDGVYDKEDACPEVAGLKEFNGCPDADGDGVKDSDDACPNVAGLAAMNGCPDADGDGVADKDDMCPNSKGTKANKGCPDSDGDGVVDKDDKCASVAGPAANSGCPWPDSDGDGVLDKDDKCPKVAGVASQGGCPELVITKKDIEVLNFTAKSILFNSGKSTFKAGVTKQLDAVVAIMNKNAKANFAIGGHTDSTGSAAINLRLSEKRAKAVESYLEQNGVSSSRLEAKGFGSQYPVDSNTTRTGRANNRRVEIKVTN from the coding sequence ATGAAACGATTAAAAATAGCTGTGATAGCTTTGTTTACGTTGGTAACAGTTGGTAACGTAAACGCACAAGATGAAAATAACCCGTGGGTTGTAGGTTTTGGTGTAAACGTAGTAGATTTTTACAATGGTGATGATTTTAGTGATCAACTAGAAGATTTAGTAGGAAATGGTGATTGGAATATTTTACCATCTATTTCTAGAATTACTGGAGAAAAATATTTAGATAAAGGTTTTTCTTTACAATTAGCAGGGTCTTTAAATAAAATTGAGAAGTATAAGAATAGTGATGATGCTGTAGATTTTCTTTATTGGGCTGTAGATGCAATTGTAAAGTATGATGTAAACAACTTAGTAGGTCAAACAGGTTGGTTTGATCCTTATGTATATTTAGGTGGAGGTTATACTTCTGTAGATTCTACTGGAGAAGGAATGCTTAATGTTGGTCTTGGTTTTAATACTTGGTTTAATGAGAACTTAGGATTAAACTTTCAAACAGGAACTAAAAAAGGTTTTTCTGATAATGTAAGATCTCATTACCAAACATCTTTAGGTTTAGTAATTAAATTTGGAGGAACAGATACAGATGGTGACGGAGTATATGACAAAGAAGATGCTTGTCCAGAAGTTGCAGGTTTAAAAGAATTCAATGGTTGTCCTGATGCTGATGGCGATGGAGTAAAAGATTCTGATGATGCTTGTCCTAATGTTGCTGGTTTAGCAGCTATGAATGGTTGTCCAGATGCTGACGGAGATGGAGTTGCAGATAAAGATGATATGTGTCCTAATTCTAAAGGAACAAAAGCAAATAAAGGTTGTCCAGATTCTGACGGAGATGGAGTTGTTGATAAAGATGATAAATGTGCTTCTGTTGCAGGACCAGCTGCAAATTCAGGTTGTCCTTGGCCAGATTCTGACGGAGACGGTGTATTAGATAAAGATGATAAATGTCCTAAAGTTGCAGGTGTTGCTTCTCAAGGAGGATGTCCAGAACTAGTTATCACTAAAAAAGATATTGAAGTACTTAACTTTACTGCTAAATCTATTTTATTTAACTCAGGAAAATCTACTTTTAAAGCAGGAGTTACTAAACAATTAGATGCTGTAGTAGCAATAATGAACAAGAATGCTAAAGCTAATTTTGCAATCGGAGGTCATACAGATAGCACTGGTTCAGCTGCTATTAACTTAAGATTATCTGAAAAAAGAGCTAAAGCTGTTGAAAGTTATTTAGAGCAAAACGGAGTTTCTTCTTCTAGATTAGAAGCTAAAGGATTTGGATCTCAATATCCAGTTGATTCTAACACTACAAGAACAGGTAGAGCTAACAACAGAAGAGTTGAAATTAAAGTAACAAACTAA
- a CDS encoding metal-dependent transcriptional regulator, whose translation MNTYNPIVALLVFFGVILVLYFIFNPKKGFFFKYLKARKETEKTAIEDVLKLLYHDPKTSINTIFNELDFSHSLLLESIDTMLETGLVKKEHELFSLTEDGDEYALRIVRAHRLWEKYLSEKTGFHKTEWHSRAEKKEHELSGEEVEDLSTLLGNPRYDPHGDPIPTKTGKVPEKKGMLLADLPILNFGKIIHIEDEPTSIYKQILAKHIHLHSQVYMKEISENRIVFESEGEQFVLPPIVAKNITVISLDKADVIEKDTLRLSNLKSNQKATIIGVSKECRGENRRRLLDLGFVKGATVSIDLLNPLGDPKAFLIKGTAIALRKDQAVKILITKA comes from the coding sequence ATGAATACCTACAACCCAATAGTAGCGCTTTTAGTGTTTTTTGGCGTTATTTTAGTCTTATATTTTATTTTTAATCCTAAAAAAGGATTCTTTTTTAAATATTTAAAAGCTCGTAAAGAAACAGAAAAAACAGCTATTGAAGATGTTTTAAAACTTTTGTATCATGATCCCAAAACATCCATAAATACTATTTTTAATGAACTAGATTTTAGTCATAGTTTATTATTAGAAAGTATTGATACTATGTTAGAAACCGGATTGGTAAAGAAAGAACATGAACTTTTTTCATTAACCGAAGACGGAGATGAGTATGCGTTAAGAATTGTGAGGGCGCATCGTTTATGGGAAAAATATTTATCAGAAAAAACAGGTTTTCATAAAACAGAATGGCACAGTAGGGCAGAGAAAAAAGAACATGAGTTATCAGGTGAAGAAGTAGAAGATTTGTCTACGCTTTTAGGAAACCCAAGATACGATCCGCATGGGGATCCAATACCAACAAAGACAGGTAAGGTTCCTGAGAAAAAAGGAATGCTACTTGCAGATTTACCTATTTTAAATTTTGGGAAAATTATTCATATAGAAGATGAGCCTACAAGTATTTATAAACAAATTTTAGCAAAACATATTCATTTACATTCTCAGGTTTATATGAAAGAAATAAGTGAAAATCGCATTGTTTTTGAATCTGAAGGAGAGCAATTTGTATTACCTCCAATAGTAGCAAAAAATATTACGGTGATTTCTTTAGACAAAGCAGATGTAATAGAAAAAGATACGCTGCGTCTATCAAATTTAAAAAGTAACCAAAAAGCAACAATTATTGGTGTTTCTAAGGAATGTAGAGGAGAAAATAGACGAAGATTATTAGATTTAGGTTTTGTAAAAGGAGCAACGGTTAGTATAGATCTGTTAAACCCGTTAGGAGATCCAAAAGCATTTTTAATTAAAGGAACAGCCATCGCTTTGAGAAAGGATCAGGCGGTTAAAATTTTAATTACCAAAGCATAA
- a CDS encoding response regulator transcription factor, whose protein sequence is MMKYSVVIVDDHTLLSQAIAAMVNTFTKFKVLYTCKNGQELIDKFSKSPEFIPDVVLMDINMPIMNGIETTEWISKNHNEVHVMALSVEDEDATILKMLKVGAIGYLLKDTEKIVLEKALVEIAENGFYHTKNVTNLLMKSLSGNGVAEIHLKEREITFMRHACSELTYKEIADIMCLSPKTIDGYRDVLFTKLNVKNRVGLVMYAIKNKIYTP, encoded by the coding sequence ATGATGAAATATTCAGTTGTTATTGTAGATGATCATACATTGCTTTCTCAAGCAATTGCAGCTATGGTAAATACTTTTACTAAATTTAAGGTGTTGTATACTTGTAAAAATGGACAAGAATTAATTGATAAATTTTCTAAATCACCAGAATTTATTCCAGACGTTGTTTTAATGGATATTAATATGCCCATAATGAATGGAATTGAAACTACGGAATGGATCTCTAAAAACCATAATGAAGTACATGTAATGGCGCTTTCTGTGGAAGATGAAGATGCTACTATTTTAAAAATGTTAAAAGTTGGTGCTATTGGTTACTTATTAAAAGATACAGAAAAAATAGTTTTAGAAAAAGCTTTAGTAGAAATAGCCGAAAATGGATTTTATCATACTAAAAATGTAACAAATTTATTGATGAAATCACTCTCTGGAAACGGCGTTGCAGAAATTCATCTAAAAGAAAGAGAAATAACATTTATGAGGCATGCTTGTTCTGAACTAACCTATAAAGAAATAGCAGACATTATGTGTTTAAGTCCAAAAACTATTGATGGCTATAGAGACGTTTTGTTTACAAAATTAAATGTAAAGAATAGAGTAGGTTTGGTAATGTATGCGATTAAAAATAAAATTTACACTCCATAA
- the rbfA gene encoding 30S ribosome-binding factor RbfA, with the protein MEETNRQRKIAGVLQKDLVDVLQKAAQDGMKGIIISVSKVHVTSDLGVAKVYLSVFPSSNREEIIKGVQSNTVLIRHEMAKRTKHQLRRMPELLFFGDDTLDYIEEIDKSLKGEDDNPIKDPSVLPRRKRS; encoded by the coding sequence ATGGAAGAAACGAACAGACAACGTAAAATTGCAGGAGTGCTGCAAAAGGATTTGGTAGATGTTTTGCAAAAGGCAGCACAAGATGGTATGAAGGGGATAATTATTTCTGTTTCTAAAGTTCATGTAACTTCAGATTTAGGAGTAGCAAAAGTTTACTTAAGTGTTTTTCCTTCTAGCAATAGAGAAGAAATTATTAAAGGTGTGCAATCTAACACGGTTTTAATTCGCCATGAAATGGCAAAAAGAACAAAACATCAATTACGTAGAATGCCAGAATTATTGTTTTTTGGAGATGACACGTTAGATTATATAGAAGAAATTGATAAATCTTTAAAAGGTGAAGATGACAACCCAATTAAAGATCCTAGCGTTTTACCAAGACGTAAAAGAAGTTAA
- a CDS encoding ABC transporter permease: protein MNFPLYIAKRYLFTKTGNNAINIITIIASFGVIVGSLALFIILSGFSGLRTFSYSLLDVSDPDIKITSNKGKTFLYTDNVYQALISNTSIKTTSKVIEERVFLEYNDKNEIAYIKGVEESYTSITHIDSVISLGSWLDEEQPNTAVVGNGISRKLSLGVLNFGAPLSIMVPKPGVGFINPNNAFNKLEVQIVGLYSGTEEFESKFVFVSINDAKKLLKFKDNQITGVEIKLKDNVDADLFAEQLQEQLGNQFKVQTKQQLNEVFYKVINTENFVSYLIFTLIVIIALFNVIGAIIMMIIDKKSNLKTLFSLGASIKEIKKIFILQGFLLTFLGMIIGLTLGIIIVFIQKEFGIFMITQNFAYPVEFRFSNLFVVIATITVLGFIASKIASSRISKEFVER, encoded by the coding sequence TTGAACTTTCCCTTATACATAGCTAAAAGATATTTATTTACTAAAACAGGTAATAATGCTATCAATATTATTACAATTATTGCTTCTTTTGGAGTGATTGTAGGCTCTTTAGCCTTGTTTATTATTTTATCTGGATTTTCTGGTTTACGTACATTTAGTTACAGTTTATTAGATGTTTCAGATCCTGATATTAAAATCACCTCTAATAAAGGAAAAACTTTTTTATATACAGACAATGTTTATCAAGCTTTAATAAGTAATACTTCAATTAAAACAACTTCTAAAGTTATAGAAGAACGTGTTTTTTTAGAATACAATGATAAAAATGAAATTGCATATATAAAGGGAGTTGAAGAAAGTTATACCTCGATAACGCATATAGATTCTGTTATCAGTTTAGGGAGTTGGTTAGATGAAGAACAGCCAAATACAGCAGTTGTTGGTAATGGTATTTCTAGAAAACTATCCTTAGGAGTTTTAAATTTTGGAGCGCCTTTATCAATAATGGTTCCTAAACCAGGAGTGGGTTTTATCAATCCGAATAATGCCTTTAATAAATTGGAGGTGCAAATCGTTGGTTTGTATTCTGGGACAGAGGAGTTTGAGAGTAAATTTGTTTTTGTGTCTATTAACGATGCAAAGAAATTATTGAAGTTTAAAGACAATCAAATTACAGGGGTTGAAATTAAATTAAAAGACAATGTAGATGCAGACTTGTTTGCAGAACAATTGCAAGAGCAGTTAGGCAATCAATTTAAAGTGCAAACCAAACAGCAATTAAATGAGGTTTTCTATAAGGTAATTAACACTGAGAATTTTGTTTCTTATCTTATATTTACGTTGATTGTAATTATAGCATTGTTTAATGTTATTGGTGCAATTATAATGATGATTATTGATAAAAAATCGAATTTAAAAACCCTGTTCAGTTTAGGCGCTTCTATAAAAGAGATTAAAAAAATATTTATTTTACAAGGTTTTCTTTTAACCTTTTTAGGAATGATTATCGGTTTAACATTGGGTATTATAATTGTTTTTATTCAGAAAGAATTTGGCATATTTATGATTACCCAAAACTTTGCTTACCCGGTAGAATTTAGATTTTCGAATCTTTTTGTTGTAATCGCTACTATTACGGTTTTAGGTTTTATTGCCTCTAAAATTGCCAGTAGTAGAATTTCTAAAGAGTTTGTAGAAAGATAA